In Thiomonas arsenitoxydans, the genomic stretch ACTGACCAGCATCAGTCGGACGCACCACGCACAACCGCCTTCGGGCGGTTTTTTGCTCTCTGCGGCTCGCTATCTCGCGCTGTAGCTGAGCCCGCACATCAGCCCGTACATGGCGGTGGCGGACGCCCGTACACGCCGGATTTGAAGATGACCTCACGTTTTCGCAACTACCCGAAAGGAGAAAAACGTGAGTGTCAAACACCTCAACCAACGCCAACTGGCGGACCGTTGGGACGTCAGCGAAGCCACTCTGGAACGCTGGCGGTCCGAAGGAATCGGTCCGGTCTTTCTGAAGCTGCAGGGGCGCGTTCTCTACCGCCTTGAGGACGTCGAGGCCTTCGAGTCCGACAGCCTGCGCAAGAGCACGTCCGAGCGGGTCGATGCGGGAGGTGCGGCATGAGCCACCTCACCCCCGATCAAGTGCTGGCCACACCAGCCGGCGAACTTGCGCAGCGGTCCAGCGAGTCGATCTTCCAACTGAAGAACGATGCAGCCGATCTGCTGGCAGCCGCCAAGGCCATCGTCGAGCACGTCGACCGCGCTCTGGATCTGCGGTACGCCCAGCGTGCTCACCAACTGCGTCTGGCGGCCGGCAAGGACACCGGCGTCGTGCACTTCGACGACGGCCAGGTCCGTGTCACGGCCGACCTGCCCAAGAAGGTCGAGTGGGACCAGGCCAAGCTGAACGACATCACCCGCCGCATCGCCGCCAACGGCGAAGACCCCACCGAGTACGTCGAGATCAGCTACCGCATCTCCGAGGCCAAGTTCAACGCGTGGCCCGAGACGCTGAAGAGCGCGTTTGCCCCGGCGCGAACGCTCAAGACCGGCAAGCCCGGGTTCCGCCTTGCACTGATACAGGAGTGATCACCATGCAAACCAAATCCACGTTGATCGAGCTGCTGCGCAAAAAGTCCGAGATGTACCTGCGGGATCTGCCGGAGACGATTCGCATCCCAGCGCTCGATGGCAATCGAGCCGATGAAGTGGTCCGCCCGCTGGAGGACGCGACCGTCGACGACCTGGCCTTTGCGATTCTGGGCATGGAGGCCGAGTCCCGCGTGCACCACCGTCGCTTGCAGGGCCTACGCGATCTCTACGACCTGGCCCGCAAGCGCGGCGCTCTGGGCGTCACCACGGTGGCGGCTGCATTCGCCGATCTGGCCGGTGAAGGGGGCCAGAAATGAGCCTGCCCATCATCACCGCCGACCAACGCTTCGCCGAGCGCCGTGGGGTAAAGGGCGTGCTCGTTGGCAAGAGCGGCATCGGCAAGACCTCGCAACTCTGGACGCTGAAGCCCACGGCCACGCTGTTCTTCGACCTTGAGGCTGGCGATCTCGCGGTCGAAGGTTGGGCAGGCGACACGATCCGGCCCCGCACTTGGCAGGAGTGCCGTGACTTCGCGGTCTTCATCGGTGGCCCGAACCCGGCACTGCGCGAAGACCAGCCCTACAGCCAGGCCCACTTCGATGCCGTGCGCGCGCGCTTTGGCGATCCATCGGTCCTGGACAAGTACGAGACCGTCTTCGTCGACTCGATCACCGTGGCTGGACGTCTGTGCCTGCAATGGTGCAAGGGGCAGCCGCAAGCCTACTCGGAGAAGACCGGCAAGCCCGACAGCCGTGGCGCCTACGGGCTGATGGGCCAGGAAATGATCGGCTGGCTCACGCACTTGCAACACACGCGCCGCAAGAACGTGTGGTTCGTCGGCATCCTGAATGAGGCCCTGGACGACTTCAACCGCCGGGTCTTCTCACTGCAGATCGACGGATCCAAGACCGGGCTCGAGTTGCCCGGGATCGTCGACGAGGTCGTGACCTTGGCCGAACTCAAGGCCGACGACGGCAGTGGGTACAGGGCATTCGTCTGCCACACGCTGAACCCATGGAACTACCCGGCGAAGGACCGTTCCGGTCGGCTTGATGCCATCGAGGAGCCCCATCTCGGCCGCCTCATGGAAAAGATCGCCGGCCCGGCCAAGCCCGCCATCGAGCGACTCGATTTCGCTCGTCCCAGTCCCGCTTCCACCCCCGAATCCACTTCGACTCAGGAGTCATGATCATGACCTACTTCGATTTCAATTCCGCATCCGAACAGACGTCCTATGACCTGATCCCCAAGGGCACGTTGGTCCGCGTCCGCATGACCATCCGCCCGGGTGGCTTCGATGACGCGTCCCAAGGATGGACTGGCGGCTACGCCACCCGTAACGACAACACCGGCTCGGTCTACCTGAACTGCGAGTTCGTCGTGATGGAGGGTGAGTTCGCCCGTCGCAAGATGTGGTCGTTGATCGGCTTGTACAGCGCCAAGGGGCCGGAGTGGGCCAACATGGGTCGCACCTTCATCAAGGCGATCCTCAACTCCGCGCGTGGGGTTCATCCCGGCGACAACAGTCCTGCCGCGCAGAACGCGCGCCGCATTGGCGGATTCGCAGATCTCGATGGCATCGAGTTCATGGGCAAGGTCGACTGGGAGAAGGACCAAAACGGCCAGGACAAGAGCGTCATCAAGGCGGCCATCACGCCGGATCACAAGGAATACGCGGCGCTGATGGGCGGCGCGCGCCAGCCGGCACCCGCTGCCCAAACGCCCAGCGCGCCCAACGCCTATGCGCAGGCCACCGGTCGGGCACCCAATCCGGGCCGTCCCAGTTGGGCGCAGTGACGGAGGACCACGATCATGATGCTCCGTCCCCGTCAATCCCTCCTGGTGGAGCGCACCCTTGCGGCGCTCGGCGAACATGGGAACACACTGGCTGTTGCACCCACCGGGTCAGGCAAGACCATCATGCTGTCGGCTGTGACTGGCAGGGTGTTGGCCGAGCCCGATGCGAAAGCCTGCATCCTTGCGCACCGCACTGAACTGACCGGCCAGAACCGGGATAAGTTTGTGCGGGTGAATCCTGGCATGAGCACGTCCGTGTTCGATGCCAACGAGAAGTCCTGGCGCGGTCAGGCGACGTTCGCGATGGTGCAGACCCTGTCGCGTCAGGCCCATCTCGACCAGATGCCCACTTTGGATCTGCTCGTGATCGACGAGGCGCACCATGCGTCGTCACCGACCTACCGGGCAGTCATTGACTCGGTGCTGGCCCGCAATCCTCGAGCTGGCATCTGCGGTCTGACTGCCACGCCGAATCGCGGTGACGGCAAGGGCCTGCGCGAGGTCTTCTCAAACGTCGCAGATCAAATCACGCTGGGCGAGATGATCGCGGCCGGGCACCTTGTGCCGCCGCGCACCTTCGTGATCGACGTCGGTGTGCAGGACGCACTTCGCCATGTCCGTCGCACCGCGATGGACTTCGACATGGATGAGGTCGCATCCATTCTCGACAAGCGGCTGATCACGGAAGCGGTGATCAAGCACTGGAAGGCGAACGCGTCGTCGCGCAAGACCATCGTCTTCTGCTCGACGGTCGCGCATGCGCAAAACGTCTGCGATGCGTTTGTCGAAGCAGGCGTACACGCCGTGCTCGTCCACGGCGAGCTGTCCGATGCGGATCGCAAAGCGCGCCTCGCGGATTACGAGACTGGGCGTGCCCAGATTGTGGTCAACGTGGCGGTGCTCACCGAAGGCTACGACTACACGCCCACCAGCTGCGTCGTTCTGCTGCGACCCAGCTCCTACAAGTCCACCTTCATCCAGATGGTCGGTCGTGGTTTGCGGACCGTCGACCCTGAGGAGTTTCCGGGCGTGATCAAGACCGAGTGCATCGTGCTGGACTTCGGCACAGCCAGCCTGATGCACGGGTCGATCGAACAGGAAATCAACCTCGACGGGCATCTGGGCGAAGGTGAGGCGCCAACCAAGGACTGCCCAGACTGCGGCGCCATCGTTTCGCTGGCCTGCATGGAGTGCCCGCTGTGTGGGCATGTGTGGGAGCGGGAGCCGCAGGAACTGGGCGTGCTGGCGGACTTCGTCATGAGCGAGATCGATCTGCTCAAGCGCTCCAACTTCCGCTGGTGCGACCTGTTCGGGCATGACGACGCACTGATGGCGACCGGCTTCAGTGCTTGGGGCGGCATCTTCTTTCTCAATGGCCGCTGGCACGCCATCGGTGGCGGGAAGGATTTGCGGCCGCAGCTGCTGGCCGTCGGCGAGCGTACGGTCTGCATGGCCAAGGCCGACGACTGGCTCAACGACCACGAGTCCGCCGACTCCGCCTACAAGACCCGGCGCTGGCTCAACGAGCCGCCCACCGACAAGCAGTTGCGCTACATCCCTGAGCAGATGCGTGCGGACTTCGGCATGACCCGCTACCAGGCGTCGGCCTTGTTGGCCTTCCAGTTCAACAAGTCGTCGATTCAGCGGCTGGTCGTCTCGGCCAACGACGGCCATCGGGAGGCCGCTTGAGATGCGCGATCTGCTACCGCAAGGCCAAGGGCTACGGCTGGTTCAACCCTCGGCTCAAGCCGAGCGACCCGAATCGCTATTCCGACAAGTGGGTGTTCTGTTCGCGCCGTTGTCAGGATGCGTTCTGCTTGCTGATGACCAAGACGGAGGCTCGCATGATCGATCCGAGTGACATGGAGCTGGCCGCGATGCGCGCGTGCTTGTCGCCGCTGGGTGAGTACGTGGGCTCGATCGGCATGGAGCGCCCACTGGCGGACTACACCCGAGAGGAGGTGCTGGCACTGATCGACGTCGTGGTCACGGCGTACCAGGACCAGATGATCGAAGAACACGAGATCATGGCCGCAAAGGACCGTGCCTTCCTGGAGGAACGCCTGGCACGCCAGGGCCAGACATCTCCGAAGGGGGTGCCGTTCTGATGCTGGATTTCAACCACCGACCCAAAGTCCATGAACAGATCAGCGACCTGATCGATGCCGCACTTGCCAAGGATCGTGAGGGCCAGGCGCCACGCACCTACCTCGGTGCGTCGAGGCTCGGTGTTGCCTGTGAACGGGCGCTCCAGTACGAGTACCTGAGAGCTCCAGTTGATTCTGGTCGTGAGATTCCTGGCCGCATCCTGCGTGTCTTCGAAGTGGGGCATGCCCTTGAAGACGTGGCCATTCGCTGGTTGCGCTTGGCGGGATTCGATCTGTACACGCGCAAAGCCAGCGGGGGCCAGTTTGGCTTCTCGGTGGCGGGCGGCCGAATCCAGGGCCATGTCGATGGCGTGATCAACGCCGCCCCCAGCGATCTCGAACTCAAGTGCCCGTCGTTGTGGGAATGCAAGACCATGAACGACAAGTCCTGGCGCGACACGGTCAAGCACGGGGTCGCTCGTTCAAAGCCCGTCTACGCCGCGCAGATGGCGATCTACCAGGCCTACATGGAGGCCACTGTTCCAGGCATCTCTCGCAATCCCGCGCTGTTCACCGCCGTCAACAAAGATTCCCAGGAGGTCTGGTTCGAGCTGGTGCCGTTTGACGGTGGACTGGCGCAGCGCATGTCGGATCGGGCCGTCCGGGTGATCTCGGCATCCGAGTCCGGTGAGATGCTGCCGCGCCACGCGACCACGCCGACCCACGTCGAGTGCAAGTTCTGCTCGTGGCAGGACCGCTGCTGGAGGGCGACATGATGAGCAACAACATCGTGTGGCTGGACTTCAACGATGCCGCCGAACCGCGCGAGGATCTCATCAGTGACACGGAGGCACTGCGCGCCGGCTTGCTGGATCGGCTGGAAGCGGTCTTGCACTACCTGTTCCCGCAAGGTCGCATCCGGGGCGGCAAGTTCTATGTCGGCGATACCGATGGCTCGCCCGGCAAGAGTCTGGTTGTCGAGCTCGAAGGTCCCCGTCGCGGTCTGTGGAAGGACTTTGCCACCGACGAGGGAGGTGATGTCATCGACCTGTGGGCACGCTCCCAGGGCCTGTCCGCCCGACACGACTTCTCGAGACTGGCGACAGAACTCCGCCAGTGGTTGGGTATCGCCCCACCTGCGCCGTCCGTGGCGCGTCACGCCGTTCGCACCGTCGCCGTCGATGAGCTTGGTCCTTACACCGCAAAGTGGGACTACCTGACACCAGATGGCGATCTGATCGCCTGCGTGTACCGCTACGACCCGCCGACTGGCAAGGAGTACCGCCCTTGGGATGTGCGCGCTCGGATGTGGCGGGCGCCTGATCCGCGACCCCTTTACAACCTGCCGGCGATCACCAAGTCTTCGCTGGTCGTCTTGGTCGAGGGCGAAAAGTGTGCTGATGCCTTGATTGCTTGCGGCATCGCGGCGACCACCGCGATGAACGGCGCGAAGGCGCCGATCGACAAGACCGAATGGTATCCCCTGGCTCGGCGCTCGGTGTTGATTTGGCCGGATCGTGATTCGCCAGGCTGGGACTACGCCGAGAATGCGGCACGCGCTTGTGTCGCGGCAGGCTGTGCTTCCGTTGCGATCCTGGTGCCACCATCGGACAAGCCCGACAAGTGGGACGCTGCCGATGCTGTTGCCGAAGGATTCGACTGCTCTGAGTTCATTGCGCAGGGCGAGCGACGGGTGATCAAGGCGGCGTCGCCCATACTGCCGACCTTCACGCTGGGTGCGTTGCTGGATGACGACTCGCCGCTGCCGCCCGATCTCATCTCTCCGCGCGTGCTCACGCCCGCAGGGATGCTGGTCTTCGGCGGCGCGCCCAAGGTCGGCAAGAGTGATTTTCTGCTGGCCTGGCTGACCCATATGGCTGCAGGCGCAGCCTTTCTCGGCATGCATCCACCGCGACCCCTGCGCGTGTTCTACCTGCAGGCCGAGGTGCAGTACCACTACCTGCGTGAGCGGGTCAAAGAGGTGCGCATCCCGGCCAGCCGGCTTTTGGATGCCCGCACGAACTTCGTGGCCACGCCCCAACTGCGCCTCGTGCTGGACGACGCTGGCCTCGCTCAGGTGATTCCAGCCATTGCGAATGCGTTTGGCGGCGAGCCTCCGGACATCATCGCCATCGATCCCATCCGCAATGTGTTCGATGGTGGCGACGCCGGTGGCGAAAACGACAACGGCGCGATGCTGTTCTTTCTCTCGCAGCGTGTTGACCGGATTCGTCAGGCGGTCAACCCAGACGCCGGGGTGATCCTGGCTCACCACACCAAGAAGCTGGGCAAGAAGCAATTCGAGGAAGACCCGTTCCAGGCCCTGGCCGGTGCCGGAAGCCTGCGCGGCTATTACTCGACCGGCATGCTGCTGTTCCGGCCCGACGAGATCCGTACGACACGCCAGCTCATCTTCGAGCTGCGCAACGGCGCCGGTATTCCGATCAAGCACGTCGACAAGATCATCGGTGAGTGGCGGGAGGTCGATGCCAATGACCGCCTCGTCATGAAGGACTACGGCGAACGTCTGGATGCCGAGCGCCGTCGCAAGCGGGACGCCATCCTGCAGATCTTGTTTGACGAGGCGGCTGCCGGGCACTGCTACACCGCCAATCAGTTCGCTGAGTCCTTTGAGGGCAAGGCAGGGCTCGGCGGCGAACGCACCATCCGCGAGCGGATCTCGGCGCTGTCCACCCAGGGATACATCAAGTATTTCCGCAACGCGGTGGACTATGGCCTGCCATCGAGCGGTCGCACCAAGTTCGGCTACCTGTGCGTCGAGGGCATGGTCCTGCGCGCACCCGGCGGCGATCCCGACCCCGCCACCGGCGAGTTGCCGATGCGTGAGCACGCGGTGCTCCCCACCCACTACAAGTGCCCGCACTCCGGGGCGGCGATGCCCGTCGAGAACCCGGAAGTGTGGGTCTATCACGATGAACTGAACGATCCGGAGGCCCCATGATGAATGCTCGTTTCGCAGTTGGCAGAGCCGTTGCCGACTGTGCCCACCAAGCTGCCAACTGCCGCCAGTTGGCAAATTCCTTCCAACTGCAAACCCTTGCAGGACAAGGCTTTGCCGGGATCCAAGCTCAGTTGGCAGTTGGCAAGCTTGCCAACTTGCCAACTGACGCAAACCCTTGTGGCGGCTCACTTTTCCGGGTGAATCCAGTTGGAGAAAGCTCTCCCTCCTACTACGTAGGAGAGGGAACAGCGGTTCCCTCTGCCCTACGTGGAGGTTTGTCCGGCGGCCGGGAACGTGTCGGTCATCCGGCCTGCGGCACATCGATCCTGGCCTTGGACCTCGGGACCCAGACTGGCTGGGCATTGCTCGGTCGTGACGGTGCCATCACCAGCGGGTCCGAGCTCTTCAAGCCCCAGCGCTTTGATGGTGGAGGCATGCGCTACCTGCGGTTCAAACGTTGGATCACGGAGGTCAAGCAGTCGGCCGATGGATTGAACGCGGTGTTCTTTGAAGAGGTTCGTCGGCATGCCGGTGTGGACGCCGCTCACGCATATGGCGGCTTCATGGCCCATTTGACCGCCTGGTGCGAACACCACCAGATCCCATACCAGGGCGTGCCGGTCGGCACGATCAAGAAGCACGCCACCGGGAGGGGCAATGCGAGCAAGGACGACATGGTCGCTGCTGCGCGCTGCCGCGGCCATGCACCTGCGGACGACAACGAGGCCGATGCTCTGGCGATCCTGCACTGGGCCATCGAGACCCAGGAGCTGTGACATGAAGATCCCTACACCTCAGTACCGCAGCCCCCTGGGACGGCTCGTGGCAGAGCCTCGACCGGACCCCGAAGAGATCAAGCGCGAGGGCTGGCTCGACCAGCACATCCTCGTCGTCTCCCCGGAGGATGCGCGGCTCGACTGGACCGAGCGCGAATTCTTGCGCCGCATCGGCGACCGTCTGTACGGGGACAAGGAGCGTCGCCATGGCTGAATGGACCGTTGATCTCGTCGCCGATCGTTTTTGGGAGGCCGCACGCACCTCCCATCGTCTGCCACCCGTCCGAGTCCAGGGCTACTTCAACTGCTGGCCAGCCATCCAACGCATGCCTTGGGAGAATCTCGGGGCAGAGCCGCCCATTATTCGTTTCCCACCAGAGCCGGCAGCCATCGACCGCATGCTGGAGACGATGCAATGGGTGCTCTGGTTGGAGGTCGAGCAGCGCCACCTCGTCTGGATGCGCGCCGAGCGCTATCGGTGGAAGGAGATCTGCTGCCGATTTGGCTGTGATCGAACGACCGCCTGGCGCCGCTGGCAAGCCGCCTTGGCGATCGTCGTGTCCCAGCTCAACGGCGCGACCAAGCCCGTGGCAGCATGAGTGCGTGAGGGGAGTCAGAGGAAATTGAAGGCCGCAGTGAGTTCGTGATTACAGGCGCTGGCGCATGCTGCTCTTGCCCTCGAAAGCGGCTGCAACATTTCGAAGGGTTTTGGCTAATATTCACCGTAATCTTGCGAGCACTGCGCGTGTGAGGGCCACGGAGGAATTCGTGGCCTTCGTTTTTTCAGCTCGGCGCTTGGAGAAATTTCGGCGAGTCCTACCTCCCGAAAGCGCAATGCGGGGGGCGAGAGCGCGGTATTCGCCTCGCGTCTAACTGCAAACCGAGGTTTGCAGTTTGCACCCTGATCCGATCGCCGAGCCCGCCCACGGCAACCACGTCGGCGGGCTTTTTCACTCCACGGTGCAATGCCCCTGGTGGCACGGATAGGCTCACTCCTTTCCCGCGCGGACCGCACTTTTTCGAGGACCACATCCTGAACATCCTCAACGTCGCCTACCGCAAGGTTGAGACGCTGATCCCTTACGCCAAGAACCCGAGGACCCACACCGATGCCCAGATCGCCAAGATCGCGGCAAGCATCGTGGAGTACGGGTGGACCAACCCGGTGCTGGTGGACGGTGCCAATGGCGTCATTGCAGGACACGGGCGTCTGGCCGCCGCGCGCAATCTAGGTCTCACCGAGGTCCCGGTCATTGAACTGGCGCACCTGACGCCGGCGCAGAAGCAGGCCTACGTGATCTCCGACAACCGCCTGGCGCTTGATGCTGGGTGGGACGAAGAATTGCTGGTGCTGGAGTTGGCGGAACTCTCCGAGTCCGGCTATGACCTGGCGCTGACCGGCTTCGACGATGGCGAGATCGAGTCCTTCCTGGCCCGAGCAGCCGAGGACGACGGCGCGCAGTCCAGTGAGTCCAATGCGGACGCCGCAGACGACGTGCCCGAAGCGCCACAGGTTCCGGTGAGTCAGGTCGGTGACGTGTGGGCGATCGGACGGCATCGCTTGATCTGCGGCGACTCGACCGATGCGTCGGTGGTTGCAGCGTTGATGGAGGGCGAGCGCGCCCAGCTGTGCTTCACCTCACCACCCTATGGCAACCAGCGGGACTACACCAGCGGTGGCATTGCCGACTGGGACGCTCTCATGCGCGGCGTCTTTGCCAACCTGCCGACGACTGCCGACGCACAGGTGCTGGTCAACCTCGGCCTGATCCATCGGGACAACGAGTTCATCCCGTACTGGAATGCCTGGGTCGAGTGGATGCGCACCACCGGCTGGCGACGCTTCGCGTGGTATGTCTGGGACCAAGGGCCGGGCATGCCCGGTGACTGGTCGGGACGCTTCGCGCCCAGTTTTGAGTTCGTGTTCCATTTCAACCGCGAGAGTCGCAAGCCGAACAAGATCGTCCCCTGCAAGTTCGCGGGACAGGAGACGCATCTGCGCGCTGACGGATCCTCGACGGCGATGCGCGGCAAGGACGGTGAGGTCGGCGGCTGGACGGCCGCAGGACAGCCGACGCAAGACTTCCGCATCCCCGATTCGGTAATCCGCGTCATGCGGCACAAGGGAAAGATCGGGCAGGACATCGATCACCCGGCCGTCTTCCCGGTGGTACTGCCCGAGTTCGTGATCGAGGCCTTCACAGATCAGGCCGACATCGTGTTCGAGCCGTTCGGCGGCAGTGGCAGCACCATGCTGGCGGCCGAGCGCACGGGGCGCACCTGCCGCGCCGTGGAAATCGCGCCGGAGTACGTCGACGTAGCGATCCGGCGGTTCCTGCAGAACCACCCGCAAGAGGAAGTCACGCTCGTGGCCACGGGCCAGAGCTTTGCAGAGGTGACCAAGCAGCGGTTGTTCGTCGGGGAGACGGGGCAATGAGTTCTTGGCTCGCCGACAAGATCGAGCAGTGGCCGACGGCCAAGCTGGTGCCGTACGCCCGCAACGCACGCACGCACTCGGAGGCGCAGGTCGCGCAGATCGCCGCGTCGATCGTCGAGTTCGGCTTCACCAATCCTATCCTCGCCGGCAGTGACGGCGTGATCATCGCCGGCCACGGGCGGCTCGCGGCCGCCCAGAAGCTCGGCCTTGAGGTGGTGCCGGTCGTGGTGCTCGAGCACCTGAGCACGACGCAGCGCCGGGCCCTGGTGATCGCAGACAACCGTATCGCCGAAAGCGCCGGATGGGACGAGGCGCTGCTGCGCATCGAAATGGCTGACCTACAGGATGCCGACTTCGATCTGTCGATCACCGGCTTCGACGCCATCGCGCTGGCCGAACTGATGGCGGGCGATGAGCCGCAGGGCGAGGGGCAGACCGACGACGACGCAGTCCCGGACGTGGCGGAGACGCCGGTGTCACGACTTGGCGATGTCTGGTTGCTGGGTGGCCACCGGCTACTGTGCGGCGACTCCACCGTGGCTGAGAGCTACGACAGGGTGCTCGACGGCGAGCCAGTGGACATGGTCTTCACCGACCCGCCGTACAACGTGAACTACGCCAACTCTGCCCGCGACAAGATGCGCGGCAAAGAGCGTGCGATCCTGAATGACAATCTGGGCGACGGCTTCTATGACTTCCTGCTGGCGGCGCTGACGCCAACCATCGCGCATTGCCGGGGTGGCATCTACGTGGCGATGTCATCTAGCGAACTGGATGTGTTGCAGTCTGCCTTCCGTGCGGCGGGCGGCAAGTGGTCGACGTTCATCATCTGGGCCAAGAACACCTTCACGCTGGGCCGTGCCGACTACCAGCGCCAGTACGAGCCGATCCTCTACGGATGGCCCGAGGGCTCGCAGCGCCACTGGT encodes the following:
- a CDS encoding helix-turn-helix domain-containing protein; protein product: MSVKHLNQRQLADRWDVSEATLERWRSEGIGPVFLKLQGRVLYRLEDVEAFESDSLRKSTSERVDAGGAA
- a CDS encoding ATP-binding protein, with the translated sequence MSLPIITADQRFAERRGVKGVLVGKSGIGKTSQLWTLKPTATLFFDLEAGDLAVEGWAGDTIRPRTWQECRDFAVFIGGPNPALREDQPYSQAHFDAVRARFGDPSVLDKYETVFVDSITVAGRLCLQWCKGQPQAYSEKTGKPDSRGAYGLMGQEMIGWLTHLQHTRRKNVWFVGILNEALDDFNRRVFSLQIDGSKTGLELPGIVDEVVTLAELKADDGSGYRAFVCHTLNPWNYPAKDRSGRLDAIEEPHLGRLMEKIAGPAKPAIERLDFARPSPASTPESTSTQES
- a CDS encoding DEAD/DEAH box helicase, which codes for MMLRPRQSLLVERTLAALGEHGNTLAVAPTGSGKTIMLSAVTGRVLAEPDAKACILAHRTELTGQNRDKFVRVNPGMSTSVFDANEKSWRGQATFAMVQTLSRQAHLDQMPTLDLLVIDEAHHASSPTYRAVIDSVLARNPRAGICGLTATPNRGDGKGLREVFSNVADQITLGEMIAAGHLVPPRTFVIDVGVQDALRHVRRTAMDFDMDEVASILDKRLITEAVIKHWKANASSRKTIVFCSTVAHAQNVCDAFVEAGVHAVLVHGELSDADRKARLADYETGRAQIVVNVAVLTEGYDYTPTSCVVLLRPSSYKSTFIQMVGRGLRTVDPEEFPGVIKTECIVLDFGTASLMHGSIEQEINLDGHLGEGEAPTKDCPDCGAIVSLACMECPLCGHVWEREPQELGVLADFVMSEIDLLKRSNFRWCDLFGHDDALMATGFSAWGGIFFLNGRWHAIGGGKDLRPQLLAVGERTVCMAKADDWLNDHESADSAYKTRRWLNEPPTDKQLRYIPEQMRADFGMTRYQASALLAFQFNKSSIQRLVVSANDGHREAA
- a CDS encoding DUF6511 domain-containing protein, translating into MRCAICYRKAKGYGWFNPRLKPSDPNRYSDKWVFCSRRCQDAFCLLMTKTEARMIDPSDMELAAMRACLSPLGEYVGSIGMERPLADYTREEVLALIDVVVTAYQDQMIEEHEIMAAKDRAFLEERLARQGQTSPKGVPF
- a CDS encoding AAA family ATPase, producing MSNNIVWLDFNDAAEPREDLISDTEALRAGLLDRLEAVLHYLFPQGRIRGGKFYVGDTDGSPGKSLVVELEGPRRGLWKDFATDEGGDVIDLWARSQGLSARHDFSRLATELRQWLGIAPPAPSVARHAVRTVAVDELGPYTAKWDYLTPDGDLIACVYRYDPPTGKEYRPWDVRARMWRAPDPRPLYNLPAITKSSLVVLVEGEKCADALIACGIAATTAMNGAKAPIDKTEWYPLARRSVLIWPDRDSPGWDYAENAARACVAAGCASVAILVPPSDKPDKWDAADAVAEGFDCSEFIAQGERRVIKAASPILPTFTLGALLDDDSPLPPDLISPRVLTPAGMLVFGGAPKVGKSDFLLAWLTHMAAGAAFLGMHPPRPLRVFYLQAEVQYHYLRERVKEVRIPASRLLDARTNFVATPQLRLVLDDAGLAQVIPAIANAFGGEPPDIIAIDPIRNVFDGGDAGGENDNGAMLFFLSQRVDRIRQAVNPDAGVILAHHTKKLGKKQFEEDPFQALAGAGSLRGYYSTGMLLFRPDEIRTTRQLIFELRNGAGIPIKHVDKIIGEWREVDANDRLVMKDYGERLDAERRRKRDAILQILFDEAAAGHCYTANQFAESFEGKAGLGGERTIRERISALSTQGYIKYFRNAVDYGLPSSGRTKFGYLCVEGMVLRAPGGDPDPATGELPMREHAVLPTHYKCPHSGAAMPVENPEVWVYHDELNDPEAP
- a CDS encoding crossover junction endodeoxyribonuclease RuvC → MSGGRERVGHPACGTSILALDLGTQTGWALLGRDGAITSGSELFKPQRFDGGGMRYLRFKRWITEVKQSADGLNAVFFEEVRRHAGVDAAHAYGGFMAHLTAWCEHHQIPYQGVPVGTIKKHATGRGNASKDDMVAAARCRGHAPADDNEADALAILHWAIETQEL
- a CDS encoding DUF6362 family protein, with product MAEWTVDLVADRFWEAARTSHRLPPVRVQGYFNCWPAIQRMPWENLGAEPPIIRFPPEPAAIDRMLETMQWVLWLEVEQRHLVWMRAERYRWKEICCRFGCDRTTAWRRWQAALAIVVSQLNGATKPVAA
- a CDS encoding site-specific DNA-methyltransferase, which translates into the protein MNILNVAYRKVETLIPYAKNPRTHTDAQIAKIAASIVEYGWTNPVLVDGANGVIAGHGRLAAARNLGLTEVPVIELAHLTPAQKQAYVISDNRLALDAGWDEELLVLELAELSESGYDLALTGFDDGEIESFLARAAEDDGAQSSESNADAADDVPEAPQVPVSQVGDVWAIGRHRLICGDSTDASVVAALMEGERAQLCFTSPPYGNQRDYTSGGIADWDALMRGVFANLPTTADAQVLVNLGLIHRDNEFIPYWNAWVEWMRTTGWRRFAWYVWDQGPGMPGDWSGRFAPSFEFVFHFNRESRKPNKIVPCKFAGQETHLRADGSSTAMRGKDGEVGGWTAAGQPTQDFRIPDSVIRVMRHKGKIGQDIDHPAVFPVVLPEFVIEAFTDQADIVFEPFGGSGSTMLAAERTGRTCRAVEIAPEYVDVAIRRFLQNHPQEEVTLVATGQSFAEVTKQRLFVGETGQ
- a CDS encoding site-specific DNA-methyltransferase; this encodes MSSWLADKIEQWPTAKLVPYARNARTHSEAQVAQIAASIVEFGFTNPILAGSDGVIIAGHGRLAAAQKLGLEVVPVVVLEHLSTTQRRALVIADNRIAESAGWDEALLRIEMADLQDADFDLSITGFDAIALAELMAGDEPQGEGQTDDDAVPDVAETPVSRLGDVWLLGGHRLLCGDSTVAESYDRVLDGEPVDMVFTDPPYNVNYANSARDKMRGKERAILNDNLGDGFYDFLLAALTPTIAHCRGGIYVAMSSSELDVLQSAFRAAGGKWSTFIIWAKNTFTLGRADYQRQYEPILYGWPEGSQRHWCGDRDQGDVWNIKKPQKNDLHPTMKPVELVERAIRNSSRPGNVVLDPFGGSGTTLIAAEKSGRLARLIELDPKYADVIVRRWQDWTGKQATREADGVAFDQAASDSSMISQ